Proteins encoded by one window of Cylindrospermum stagnale PCC 7417:
- a CDS encoding SGNH/GDSL hydrolase family protein gives MLAVILLIWQQQRLTAFFGTTASPNQVNLNNSTAAATPALGTRHKLNYQQWVDILKQEAKVAADKPPEHLTILAGDSLSLWFPSKLLPEDRNWLNQAISGETSNGLLQRLNLFDSTQPEVILVMIGINDLIRGVSDDAILDDQRRIISYLRKMHPQARIVIQSILPHGGEEATWEGRAKLLAIPNNRIRQLNEQLQSIATRKNVTYLDLHPLFTNQFGNLRQEFTTDGLHLSPQGYIVWRTALQIYGQTEFNPSFRKSRRGKVESVFPT, from the coding sequence ATGTTGGCGGTCATCCTGCTGATTTGGCAACAGCAGAGATTGACCGCTTTTTTTGGCACAACAGCATCCCCAAATCAAGTCAACCTAAATAATTCAACCGCAGCCGCTACACCGGCGTTAGGCACCCGTCACAAACTTAATTACCAGCAATGGGTAGATATCCTGAAGCAAGAAGCCAAAGTAGCAGCTGATAAGCCTCCTGAGCACTTAACCATACTGGCCGGAGATTCACTGAGTTTGTGGTTTCCATCTAAGTTATTACCTGAAGACAGAAATTGGCTCAATCAGGCAATTTCTGGTGAAACCAGCAATGGACTATTGCAAAGATTAAATCTATTTGACAGCACCCAGCCAGAAGTAATTTTGGTGATGATCGGTATTAATGATCTGATTCGGGGGGTGAGCGATGATGCAATCTTAGACGATCAGCGGCGAATTATCAGTTATCTACGCAAGATGCATCCCCAAGCACGAATCGTGATTCAGTCGATTTTGCCACATGGGGGAGAGGAAGCAACTTGGGAAGGACGAGCCAAATTACTAGCTATACCCAATAATCGGATTCGCCAGTTGAATGAGCAACTGCAAAGCATAGCTACTAGAAAAAATGTCACATATCTTGACTTACATCCCCTGTTCACTAACCAGTTCGGAAATCTCCGCCAAGAATTTACTACCGATGGCTTGCACCTGAGTCCCCAAGGCTATATAGTCTGGCGTACCGCATTGCAAATCTATGGACAGACGGAGTTCAACCCCAGCTTCAGGAAAAGCCGAAGGGGTAAAGTAGAATCAGTTTTCCCCACCTAG
- the nifH gene encoding nitrogenase iron protein has protein sequence MTDDKIRQIAFYGKGGIGKSTTSQNTLAAMAEMGQRILIVGCDPKADSTRLMLHSKAQTSVLQLAAERGAVEDIELHEVMLTGFRDVRCVESGGPEPGVGCAGRGIITAINFLEENGAYTDVDFVSYDVLGDVVCGGFAMPIREGKAQEIYIVTSGEMMAMYAANNIARGVLKYAHTGGVRLGGLICNSRNVDREIELIETLAKRLNTQMIHYVPRDNIVQHAELRRMTVNEYAPDSTQANEYRTLATKIINNKNLAIPTPIEMEELEDLLIEFGILESEENAAMLVGKTAESTTK, from the coding sequence ATGACTGACGACAAGATTAGACAAATAGCTTTCTACGGTAAGGGCGGTATTGGTAAATCTACCACCTCTCAAAACACCCTAGCTGCTATGGCAGAAATGGGTCAACGCATTCTGATTGTCGGTTGCGATCCTAAAGCTGACTCTACCCGTTTGATGCTGCACAGCAAGGCTCAAACAAGCGTTCTTCAATTAGCTGCTGAACGTGGTGCTGTGGAAGATATAGAACTCCATGAAGTGATGCTCACTGGCTTTCGGGACGTACGTTGCGTAGAATCTGGTGGTCCAGAACCAGGTGTAGGTTGTGCTGGTCGTGGTATTATCACCGCCATCAACTTCTTGGAAGAAAACGGTGCATACACAGACGTTGATTTCGTATCCTATGACGTATTAGGTGACGTAGTTTGCGGTGGTTTCGCCATGCCGATTCGTGAAGGGAAGGCACAAGAAATCTACATCGTGACATCTGGTGAAATGATGGCGATGTATGCCGCGAACAATATTGCTCGCGGTGTTCTGAAATATGCTCACACTGGTGGTGTGCGCTTAGGTGGTTTGATTTGTAACAGCCGTAACGTTGACCGGGAAATCGAATTGATCGAAACCCTGGCAAAACGCTTGAACACCCAAATGATTCACTATGTACCTCGCGACAACATAGTGCAACACGCTGAATTGCGCCGGATGACCGTGAACGAGTACGCACCGGATAGCACTCAAGCTAATGAATATCGGACATTAGCGACGAAGATCATCAACAACAAGAATCTAGCTATTCCTACACCTATTGAAATGGAAGAGTTGGAAGACTTGTTGATTGAATTCGGTATTTTGGAAAGTGAAGAAAATGCTGCAATGCTGGTTGGTAAGACTGCTGAAAGTACTACCAAGTAA
- a CDS encoding mechanosensitive ion channel family protein, with protein sequence MNAEITAIWDKVQAMINGFMMLLPNIILALIVFTLFVVVGRAIKRLVKRLTRHHRYARNLGMVLGRLAQGITILVGLFVSLSIVIPSLKAGDLVQLLGISGVAIGFAFRDILQNFLAGILILLTEPFQIDDQIIFKGFEGTVENIQTRATTIRTYDGRRIVIPNSELFTNSVTVNTAFDNRRLEYDIGVGYGDDIDWTKQLMLEAMHSVDVVLNDPAPDVLVMELAESTVNIRIRWWIKPPRRIDALESRDQVISAIKQKLYVENGIDLPYPTRQILFHDQTEETDGDRSRQREGWPKGKSEVPKPRSISGSLQRLALSPKWQQQGRCSPRSQSIMKNVNLSQFSHE encoded by the coding sequence ATGAATGCAGAGATAACCGCAATCTGGGACAAGGTGCAGGCAATGATTAACGGCTTCATGATGTTGTTGCCCAATATCATCCTGGCCTTGATTGTCTTTACGCTCTTTGTTGTAGTTGGTAGAGCAATTAAGCGATTAGTCAAGCGCTTGACCCGCCATCACCGTTATGCTCGCAATCTGGGAATGGTGTTGGGAAGGTTAGCACAGGGCATAACAATTTTGGTAGGTCTGTTTGTCTCTCTGTCTATTGTGATTCCCTCGCTCAAAGCAGGCGATTTAGTACAACTTCTAGGAATCAGTGGGGTAGCGATTGGTTTTGCTTTTCGCGATATTCTGCAAAATTTTTTAGCAGGTATTTTAATTTTGCTGACGGAACCGTTTCAAATTGATGACCAAATTATTTTTAAGGGCTTTGAGGGTACGGTAGAGAATATTCAGACAAGAGCCACGACTATCAGAACTTATGATGGTCGCCGGATTGTCATTCCCAATTCTGAACTTTTTACTAATTCGGTGACGGTGAACACTGCTTTTGACAATCGCCGCCTAGAATATGATATCGGCGTTGGCTATGGTGATGACATTGACTGGACGAAGCAGTTAATGCTGGAAGCGATGCATAGTGTAGATGTTGTTTTAAATGATCCGGCTCCTGATGTGCTGGTGATGGAACTTGCGGAAAGTACTGTCAATATCCGCATCCGGTGGTGGATTAAACCGCCACGCCGGATAGATGCTCTTGAATCGCGGGATCAGGTAATCTCTGCAATTAAGCAAAAGCTGTATGTGGAAAATGGGATCGATTTGCCTTATCCCACCAGACAAATTTTATTCCATGATCAAACTGAAGAGACTGATGGCGATCGCTCTCGTCAACGTGAAGGCTGGCCTAAAGGTAAAAGTGAAGTTCCCAAACCGCGCAGCATTAGCGGTTCACTTCAGCGTTTGGCGCTTTCTCCAAAATGGCAACAGCAAGGTAGATGCTCACCGAGATCACAATCAATCATGAAAAATGTTAACTTGAGCCAGTTTAGTCATGAGTGA
- the galT gene encoding galactose-1-phosphate uridylyltransferase, protein MYSHQLLKPDGRQLTLYSRLPIAENIIATSHCHQPVQTNPHLRWHPLRGEWVAYASQDQKYHPLRPTAEKPFSTELPPGKYDIAVFDQRFPPLTLFAQNPPECIVETVPANGACEIVVFTQNEHASLSSLELDHLDLLLQVWGDRTRVLGANQQIQYVLPFENQDLEVDAALHQPYGQIYAYPFIPPVPARMLEMQRRFYQEHHQSLLADLIQKEIVAQERIIYQDEDAIAFVPVCARYPYEVWIAPIQPVSHLFGLNLQQRQGLAKALKTVTLKYHGLGNRPLPYSMAWFQAPTDGKAYPQVHLHAEFYPADQTTGSALAGGMFTNDTLPEEKAKELQAVIVDIEINFSPHGAG, encoded by the coding sequence ATGTACTCCCACCAGCTGTTAAAGCCGGATGGCCGTCAACTGACCTTATACAGCAGATTGCCGATCGCCGAAAATATCATCGCCACCAGTCATTGTCATCAGCCAGTGCAGACAAATCCCCATCTGCGCTGGCATCCGTTGCGCGGTGAATGGGTGGCTTACGCGAGTCAGGATCAAAAGTATCACCCCCTCAGACCCACCGCAGAAAAGCCATTCTCTACCGAACTCCCCCCAGGCAAATATGACATAGCAGTGTTTGATCAGCGGTTTCCACCGCTGACACTATTTGCACAAAATCCCCCTGAGTGTATTGTGGAAACGGTGCCTGCCAATGGAGCCTGTGAAATTGTAGTTTTTACTCAAAACGAACACGCTTCTTTGAGTTCTCTGGAACTAGATCACCTGGATTTGCTGTTGCAAGTGTGGGGCGATCGCACTCGTGTATTAGGAGCGAATCAGCAAATTCAGTACGTGCTACCATTTGAAAATCAAGATTTAGAAGTGGATGCGGCTTTGCACCAACCCTACGGGCAAATTTACGCTTATCCATTTATCCCACCGGTTCCCGCACGGATGTTAGAAATGCAGCGGCGGTTTTACCAGGAACATCACCAAAGTTTGCTGGCAGATTTGATTCAAAAGGAGATTGTTGCCCAAGAGCGGATTATTTATCAAGATGAAGATGCGATCGCCTTTGTGCCAGTATGCGCTCGTTACCCCTATGAAGTTTGGATTGCCCCCATTCAGCCAGTAAGTCACCTGTTTGGGTTGAATCTACAGCAACGTCAGGGACTAGCCAAAGCCTTAAAAACAGTCACCCTCAAATATCACGGTTTAGGCAATCGTCCATTGCCTTACTCGATGGCTTGGTTTCAAGCACCAACTGACGGCAAAGCTTATCCTCAAGTCCATCTACACGCCGAGTTTTATCCAGCAGACCAAACCACAGGCAGCGCATTAGCTGGGGGGATGTTTACTAACGACACTTTGCCAGAGGAGAAGGCAAAGGAATTACAAGCTGTGATTGTGGATATTGAAATCAATTTCAGCCCACATGGAGCAGGTTAG
- a CDS encoding 4-hydroxy-3-methylbut-2-enyl diphosphate reductase, translating to MDTKAFKRSLQHSENYNRKGFGHQAEVATQLQSEYQSDLIQEIRDRNYILQRGDVTIRLAQAFGFCWGVERAVAMAYETRQHFPSERIWITNEIIHNPSVNQRMQEMEVEFIPVDAHKKDFSVVTTGDVVILPAFGASVQEMQILHDKGCKIVDTTCPWVSKVWNTVEKHKKVDYTSIIHGKYKHEETVATSSFAGKYLIVLNLSEAEYVANYILNGGNREEFLAKFPKACSAGFDPDQDLERVGIANQTTMLKGETEQIGKLFERTMMQKYGPTELNQHFQSFNTICDATQERQDAILDLVQQNLDLMVVIGGFNSSNTTQLQQIAFDRGIPSYHIDVVERIKSGNAIEHRQLKGDLVITENWLPAGNITVGITSGASTPDKVVEDVIEKIFVLKAIATIV from the coding sequence ATGGATACAAAAGCTTTTAAGCGTAGCCTCCAGCATTCAGAAAATTACAATCGTAAGGGATTTGGTCATCAAGCAGAAGTCGCTACTCAGTTGCAGTCTGAGTATCAAAGCGACTTGATTCAGGAAATTCGCGATCGCAACTACATCCTGCAACGAGGTGATGTTACCATCCGACTAGCTCAAGCCTTTGGTTTTTGCTGGGGTGTAGAACGTGCAGTGGCTATGGCCTATGAAACCCGTCAGCACTTCCCCTCAGAACGCATCTGGATTACTAACGAAATTATTCACAATCCTTCTGTAAATCAGCGAATGCAGGAGATGGAAGTAGAATTTATCCCCGTTGATGCTCATAAAAAAGACTTTTCTGTTGTCACCACCGGCGATGTCGTCATCTTACCTGCCTTTGGAGCCAGCGTCCAAGAAATGCAGATTCTTCACGATAAAGGCTGCAAAATTGTGGATACAACTTGTCCTTGGGTTTCTAAAGTTTGGAATACAGTAGAAAAGCACAAAAAAGTCGATTACACTTCCATTATTCACGGTAAATATAAGCACGAAGAAACTGTCGCCACCAGTTCCTTTGCTGGTAAATATCTGATAGTGCTGAATTTGTCAGAAGCAGAATATGTTGCTAACTATATTCTCAATGGTGGTAACCGTGAGGAGTTTTTAGCAAAATTTCCTAAAGCTTGTTCCGCTGGATTTGATCCAGATCAAGATTTAGAAAGAGTGGGGATTGCTAACCAAACCACCATGCTTAAAGGTGAAACTGAGCAAATTGGCAAGCTGTTTGAGCGGACAATGATGCAGAAGTATGGACCCACAGAATTAAATCAGCATTTCCAAAGCTTCAACACCATCTGTGACGCCACCCAAGAACGACAAGATGCCATTTTGGATTTAGTGCAACAAAATCTAGATTTAATGGTAGTAATTGGGGGCTTTAATTCATCAAATACCACTCAATTGCAACAGATTGCTTTTGATAGAGGCATTCCTTCCTATCATATTGATGTTGTTGAGCGAATTAAATCAGGTAATGCTATCGAACATCGGCAGTTAAAAGGAGACTTGGTAATTACAGAAAACTGGTTACCTGCTGGAAATATTACAGTAGGAATTACTTCTGGTGCTTCAACACCAGATAAGGTAGTAGAAGATGTGATTGAGAAGATTTTTGTATTGAAAGCGATCGCAACTATCGTTTAA
- a CDS encoding DUF1003 domain-containing protein, translating into MNPANKPNVIELQQSTAYTAPVVLMSQNRQSDTDRRNAEIDHQVNLRAGQNIELLHEKLDDLHSQQLTELTQIVKEQQRVLNELKVSLVPAAKEIKEMKVSVLPGLYIQTGAQFPKTFVANKNLNVEQPIGDDHKVFDKFVRR; encoded by the coding sequence ATGAATCCCGCAAACAAACCCAATGTTATAGAACTACAACAATCAACGGCCTACACCGCCCCAGTTGTTTTGATGAGTCAAAACCGCCAGTCTGATACTGACCGGAGAAACGCCGAAATTGACCATCAAGTGAATTTGAGAGCCGGACAAAATATTGAACTCCTCCATGAAAAATTGGATGACTTGCATTCGCAACAGCTAACAGAACTGACTCAAATAGTTAAAGAACAACAGCGAGTTCTCAATGAGCTTAAAGTAAGTTTAGTACCTGCTGCCAAAGAGATTAAAGAGATGAAAGTGAGTGTATTGCCAGGACTTTATATTCAAACTGGCGCTCAATTCCCCAAAACATTTGTTGCTAACAAAAACCTCAATGTTGAGCAACCAATTGGCGACGATCACAAAGTTTTTGATAAATTCGTCCGCCGTTAA
- a CDS encoding ammonium transporter yields the protein MIGVLTLLLLGVPLTGNAFAQAAAATPPAADTGDTAFMLISSALVLLMTPGLAFFYGGFVRSRNVLNTLMMSFVLMAIVGVTWILWGYSFSFAPGNPIFGGLDWLFGNVGLETQGYLPHMPYEDALIATDPKYADLTSYAGTIPHQAFMIYQAMFAIITPALISGAIAERISFRAYCLFVLLWSTFIYTPLAHMVWAKGGFLGLAGGLGALDFAGGTVVHISSGVSALVAAIVLGPRKTHPDRLSPPHNVPFILLGAGLLWFGWFGFNAGSALSASTVATVAFVATNTAAAAGTLMWLILEGVLRGKPTAVGAATGAVAGLVGITPAAGFVTPLSAILIGFITSFVCFYAVSFKHKLQVDDALDTFPVHGVGGTVGAILTAIFATTAVNSGGKDGVLRGNYSEILVELVAIAIAYIVAAAGTWIILKIIDATVGLRVKEEAELQGMDINEHGEEGYNSEFGDRINVS from the coding sequence ATGATTGGGGTTTTGACCCTATTACTGCTGGGAGTACCGCTGACGGGCAATGCTTTTGCCCAAGCAGCAGCAGCGACTCCGCCTGCTGCCGATACTGGAGATACAGCATTTATGCTGATTTCATCGGCGCTGGTGTTGCTGATGACGCCAGGGTTAGCCTTTTTTTATGGTGGATTTGTGCGATCGCGCAACGTTCTGAACACGTTGATGATGAGCTTCGTACTCATGGCGATTGTGGGAGTCACCTGGATTCTCTGGGGCTATAGCTTTTCCTTTGCACCAGGTAACCCGATATTTGGTGGGTTAGATTGGTTGTTTGGCAATGTGGGGTTAGAAACTCAGGGCTACCTACCGCATATGCCTTACGAGGATGCACTCATTGCCACAGATCCCAAATATGCTGATTTAACGTCATATGCCGGGACAATTCCGCACCAGGCATTCATGATCTATCAAGCCATGTTTGCGATTATCACCCCGGCTTTAATTTCTGGGGCGATCGCCGAACGGATCAGTTTCCGGGCCTATTGCTTGTTTGTGCTACTGTGGTCAACCTTTATCTACACCCCCCTAGCTCACATGGTATGGGCTAAAGGTGGATTCTTGGGTTTAGCTGGCGGTTTGGGTGCCCTCGACTTTGCGGGGGGTACAGTCGTGCATATTAGTTCTGGTGTTTCTGCCCTCGTAGCGGCGATCGTCCTCGGTCCTCGGAAAACCCATCCTGATCGCCTGAGTCCACCGCACAATGTACCCTTCATTTTGCTGGGTGCTGGCTTACTCTGGTTCGGTTGGTTCGGCTTTAATGCTGGCAGTGCCTTATCTGCAAGCACTGTAGCCACAGTAGCCTTTGTTGCTACCAATACAGCAGCGGCTGCTGGTACTTTAATGTGGCTGATTTTGGAAGGAGTTTTACGCGGTAAACCCACCGCTGTGGGTGCAGCTACAGGTGCTGTAGCTGGTTTGGTGGGCATCACCCCAGCCGCCGGATTTGTCACACCCCTATCAGCGATTTTAATTGGTTTCATCACCTCCTTTGTGTGCTTTTATGCGGTGAGTTTCAAGCACAAGCTGCAAGTTGACGATGCCTTAGATACCTTTCCTGTGCATGGGGTCGGCGGCACTGTGGGGGCTATTTTAACCGCCATCTTTGCGACGACAGCAGTCAATTCAGGTGGGAAAGATGGGGTGTTGCGTGGTAATTACAGTGAAATCCTCGTTGAACTAGTTGCGATCGCCATTGCCTATATCGTCGCTGCTGCTGGTACTTGGATCATTCTGAAAATTATCGATGCTACAGTCGGTCTGCGAGTCAAGGAGGAAGCCGAACTCCAAGGCATGGATATCAACGAACACGGGGAAGAAGGTTACAACTCCGAGTTTGGCGATCGCATTAATGTTTCCTAA
- a CDS encoding cadmium resistance transporter: MNGLVTTISTGITAFTATNIDDLVILTLLFSQVNATFRRRHIVIGQYLGFSTLVIASLVGFLGGLVLPSQLIGLLGLVPIAVGLNRLLNPESDSETNTESETELSHPSSFGSFLSPQSYSVAAITIANGSDNVGIYMPLFANTTLPSLLVIIAVFLLLVGVWCYVTYKLTCQPAIYNLLTRYGNGFVPFVLIGLGAFIVLDSASLTPITLAVSCLCLIGLSKTIQNSKFKTQSL; the protein is encoded by the coding sequence ATGAACGGACTCGTTACTACAATTTCCACAGGAATCACAGCTTTTACAGCCACAAATATTGATGATTTGGTCATTCTGACGCTGTTATTCTCCCAAGTGAATGCAACTTTCCGCCGTCGGCACATTGTGATTGGTCAGTATCTAGGCTTCAGTACTTTGGTGATTGCCAGTTTGGTTGGTTTTCTAGGGGGCTTAGTCTTACCATCCCAATTGATTGGTCTTTTGGGTCTAGTACCCATCGCCGTTGGGCTAAACCGATTACTGAATCCTGAAAGCGATTCAGAGACAAATACGGAGTCGGAAACAGAGTTATCTCATCCTTCATCTTTCGGTAGTTTTTTGTCTCCTCAAAGCTATAGTGTCGCAGCTATTACCATCGCCAATGGTAGTGACAATGTAGGTATTTATATGCCCTTGTTTGCCAATACTACTCTCCCTAGTTTACTGGTGATTATTGCAGTCTTCTTGTTACTTGTTGGGGTTTGGTGCTATGTGACGTACAAGCTGACTTGCCAACCTGCAATATACAATCTGCTAACCCGCTACGGCAACGGTTTTGTTCCCTTTGTGTTGATAGGTTTAGGTGCCTTTATTGTCCTAGACAGTGCCTCGTTGACTCCAATTACCTTAGCGGTTAGCTGCCTGTGTTTGATCGGACTCAGCAAAACAATTCAAAATTCAAAATTCAAAACTCAAAGTTTGTAA
- a CDS encoding DUF72 domain-containing protein, which yields MLQIGTSGWIYRHWMEIFYPAVLPNNQKLSFYAQHFSTVEINFSFYRLPEQSVFTSWRSQTPGNFIFAVKGSRYLTHMKKLKDPIEPLSRLMERASGLQEKLGPILFQLPHTWQINIQRLELFLELLPTYPQQKFTFEFRHSSWLTPQVYKLLERAGVALCLPVKPTIPLDIYLTADWTYIRMHSGQWGTGYSDEELAIWAEHILSFLAQNIDVYIHFNNDPEGHAIRDAQRLYALLDHNGEI from the coding sequence ATGCTGCAAATTGGTACAAGTGGTTGGATTTATCGGCACTGGATGGAAATATTTTATCCAGCGGTTTTGCCTAACAACCAAAAACTGTCATTTTATGCCCAGCACTTTTCAACCGTTGAGATTAACTTTTCTTTCTATCGCTTGCCAGAGCAGTCGGTTTTTACAAGTTGGCGATCTCAAACACCAGGAAATTTTATTTTTGCTGTCAAAGGTAGCCGTTACCTTACCCACATGAAGAAGTTAAAAGACCCGATTGAACCGTTATCTCGGCTGATGGAGCGAGCATCTGGGTTACAAGAAAAGCTAGGACCAATTCTTTTTCAGTTACCGCATACTTGGCAGATTAATATTCAGCGTTTAGAGCTATTTTTAGAATTACTCCCAACCTATCCACAGCAAAAATTTACATTTGAATTTCGTCATTCTAGCTGGTTAACTCCACAAGTTTACAAACTATTAGAGCGTGCAGGTGTAGCTCTGTGCCTACCTGTCAAACCAACAATACCACTAGATATTTACCTAACTGCTGATTGGACTTATATCCGAATGCATAGTGGGCAATGGGGCACAGGTTATAGTGATGAAGAGTTAGCTATTTGGGCTGAACATATTCTCTCGTTTTTAGCCCAGAATATTGATGTATATATCCACTTTAATAATGACCCTGAAGGTCATGCTATCCGCGATGCTCAACGCCTATATGCTTTGCTAGATCATAATGGGGAAATATAA